The Ignicoccus hospitalis KIN4/I genome includes the window TCCTCAGCTCCTCATCTCCCTCAACCCCGACCCACACGACCCTCGGCCTCTCGGGGCTGGGGAAGGCCCCAACTCCCCTGAGCTTGAGCTTGTGCGGCTTAACCTCTCTTACTGCGTCTCTCATTATCTTTTCTATTACATCTATGCTCTCCTCGGGTACGTTGCCCAAGAACCTTATAGTGATGTGGAAGTTCTCCTTTTCTACGAGCTTCACGTCAGCTCCCGTGCTCTTTAAGGACTCCGCGAGCCTGGCTAGCTTCTCGCTCAATTCCCCCTCTATGTCCACCGCTATGAAGGCCCTCAGCACGCTTCAGCTCCCCCAGGAGGTCTAGGGCCGAGCGTAAGAGCTGTAGCGCCCTGAAGGCGTTCAGCCTCCCGCTCCAGTGGGGAGGGGACCTCAGGTAGGCCCCCTCCACCTCTTCCATCGCCTTCAACAACACCTTCTCGATCACTCGTACTCTCTCCATACGTGCCCGCACCTCGTGCACTTGTAGAACCTCGTGGGCGGCTCGTCTCCGGCCCTCGTCTGTACGAACCAGTAGTACGCCTCGTCGTGGCCGCACTTGGGGCATATGACGTCTCTGGTCTTCGGGAGGGTCTCAACTTTTATATTGTTGTCAATTACAACTGTCTTCTCCTTTACACTGTGCCTTATCTTCTTTGCAGTCCTTAAGGTGCTCTGCGCCCCGGTAACCTCCATCTCGTAGCCACACCTCATACATTTCAATATAGTCTTGCCGCCCACCCTCCTGGCCACCATCAGCGAGCCGCACTTAGGGCAGAACCTCAACTTCTCGACCACCGGCTGCGGAACGACGCTCAGAGGTTTATTGCTTAAACAGCGACGCAGCTTGAATAGCGCTCCGACGCCCTCGTGCGGGGGCTTGAGCGTGAATCAGAAGGATCACATGGACTACGCCGTCGAGCTTGACATAGCCGTCAAGCCCACCACGCCGGTCCCCAACTTGGGCGCGGAGTACGGCTACTACGTGGGCGCGGGGAACCCGCTGTTCAGCGTCGGCGGAGGGGTCTTGAGGACCGCGCTGAAGCACGTGTTGCACAAGTACCACGCGAGGAAGGGTTACTACGTCGTCGAGACTCCTATAATAGCTAGGACTACCCTCTACGAGCTCACGGGTCACTTGAAGTTCTATAAGGAAAACATGTTCTTGTTGAACATAGAGGGCGACGAATACGCAATAAAGCCTATGAATTGTCCCTTTCACGTCCTCATATTCATGAACTTGTTGCAGAAGTACTCATCTAAGGTAAAACTACCGTTCAAGATATTCGAGACCGGGACTGTGCACCGCTACGAGATAGCGGGGGCCTTGAGGGGGCTGTTGAGGGTAAGGGCCTTCACCCAAGACGACGCCCACTTGTTCTCTCCCGAGGAGCACGTCGAGGCATCTCTAATGGAAGTTTTCGAAATGATGAAGGACGTGTACGAGAAACTCTTCTACATACCGGTTACCTCGGAGACAGTGAAGCTAAGGCTAAGCCTTTCGGATAAGAGTAAGATAGGCGAGGAGTTCATGGGAGAACCAGAGATGTGGGAGTTCGCCGAAGAGAAGCTGTTCAAAGTGGCTGAGGAAGTGAAGAGGAAGTACGGAATAGAATTCTTCGCCGAAGAGGGCGAGGCGGCCTTCTACGGCCCCAAGCTCGACGTGGTGGTCTACGAAGAGGGAGGGAAGGAGTGGCAGATAGGCACTGCGCAGTTCGACTTCAACCTCCCAAAGCGCTTTAAACTACACGAACTGATTAAAGAGACGCACGGCCTTGACGCGAACTTGTACATGATTCACAGGGCTCTGTTGGGCTCTCTCGAGAGGTTCTTGGGCATATACTTGGAGATGTTTAAGGGGAGGTTGCCCTTCTCGCTGGCTCCCTTACAGGTTTTGGTAATCGAGATAACTACGGGTAACGAGGAGGTTGACAAAAAGATAAAGGAGCTCAGCTCGAAAGTTGTGAACTCTTTAAAAGAAAACGAGATAAGGGTTGCAAGCTTAACTAGCACCAAGACGCACTTGTCGAGGGACGTGAGGAAGGTGGAGTCGACCGTGAAGCCGCCTCTGATCTTGTACATAGGCGGGAGGGAGGCCGAGGAGAGCGCGGTGGTCGCCAGGCCCTACGACCACAACAAGAGGAGGAGGGAGCAAATGAAGTTGAAGGCTGACGAGGTCCTCAAGGTCATAGAGGAGATGGAGAGGGGAGTGGTGGAGCTGGCCGGGGCGCCGGTGAGGGTGCCCGCGGACCCCTCCTACATGGTGTAACTCTTTCTTACCTCTCTTCGGAACGCCCCCGGGGCGAATTGGTTGAAGCTCACCTTCTTCGACGCCAGAGTATGGAAGTACGTGATCTCCGGGGTTTCTAAAGTAGTCAAAGAAACTGTAGCCCATGTGAACGAGGAGGGCTTCAGGATAAAAACTATGGACGAGTCTAAAGTGGTGCTAATAGACTTCATGATACCGTCCTCCAGCTTCGAGGTATTTGAGGTTGAGAGCGACGTCAGCTTCGGTATTAATATGGAGGACTTGGCCAAAGTTATGAGGAGGGCGACGAAGGAGGACAAGTTAAGCATAGAAGTGGGGGAGAACAGCTATTCTATAATCTTCGAGGGCCACGGCTTGAGGAAGTTCACCCTACCTCAGTTGGAGGTGTACGAGGAAGAGTTGCCCGAGGTGGACCTCGAGCTCCCCGCTAGGGTCGAGATAACCTCCGACTCTTACAGAGAGCTGGTAAAGGACCTCGAACCCATAGCCGACACAGTGACCTTTAACTTGGAGCCGGGAACCTTAAGGGTTGAGGCGACCAGCGACTTGGGCTACGCGGAAGTGATAATCTCGGAGGACTCCGGCGTACTCTTGGACTACCAAGTGCCGGAGAGCGTTAAGTCCTCCTACGGCCTCGAGTACTTGACGTACGTGAGCTCGGTGTCCCAAGTGGCGGACAAGGTCGCGCTGGAGATAGGCAACGACATGCCCCTCCGCGCAACCTTCGAGATAGGAGAGGGGGGCAAGCTTGTCTACTTACTCGCGCCGCGTGTCGAATAAGCTGCACTTAATGATACTCGACTATTACAAGGAAGCTAGGTTTGAGGTGCCGGAGGACTTAAGCCAGAGGGAGGTGGCGGTCCAAACAGTCGACGGCGGGATGGTAAGACACATGAGCGCTTCGGACGTGGAGGAGCTGAGGTCTATAGTCCTCAAGAAGCGTGGGCTGGACGTTTACGTTTCCACCGCTAGCTACCGGGACCCGGCGGCCCCCAGCATGGAAGCTAAGGGGTGGCTGAGGGCGGACCTACAGTTCGACATAGACGTGGACCACGCGCCCGGGTGCGGTCCGGCTTACAAGGTCTGCGGAGAAACGGTCGTGCCCTCCTCGGCGGACTGCGCCGGCGACCCCCTCCCTCTCTTGCCCAAGGAGTGTTTATACTTCGGCTTCGAGCGGGCGACGAAGCTTATCGACGTCCTCGAGAAGTACTTCGGGGTAGAGAGGGAAAAGGTGGAGCTACACTTCTCGGGGAACAGAGGTTTCCACGTAGTCGCGCGCGACACCCAGTACGACGCCGCGGACCAAACCTTAAGGAGGGAGGTAGTAGACTTTATAGTGGGCGACCTCTTAATTAAAGAAAAGTTCTGTCTAAAGGAAAATTGCTTCGTTCCCAAGCCGGACGAGCCCGGGTGGAGGGGGAGGTTGGGCGAGGCCCTCTCGAAGCTCCTCCCAGAACGCGTTAGGCTCTGGGGGGAGGTGGACGACCCAGAGGCCCTCTTCGAACGCGCCCTCTCTTCGGCCAAAATAGACGTTGATAAACAAGTAACCGTCGATACGAGTAGGTTGCTAAGGGTTCTGGGAAGCGTCAACCGCAAGTCGGCGTTGGTTGTAAAGAGAGTAGATAAATTTGTGTGGGACTTCAGCTTAAGCCCGTTTGTGAGTTACGTGACCTTGGTGAGGTCCAGATACAATTTCAAGCTGGACGTCTTGGGTAAGCACGTATCGATGAAGAAGGGGGAGGTAGGGGAGCTCCCGGGGCCCGCGGGGGCCTACCTGGCGGCCAAGGGGTTGGTTGAAATACTTCGCTTCGACAGGGCCCCTTAGCGAGGTGGAGCTGCCGTTGCAAGTTTACTACGCCTTGAAGCACCCGGACGGCACTAAGTCGTTCGATTACTGGCTGCTGAAGCAAGCCCACTTAGCCAGGAAGTTCTACGTCGGGACTTACTATATACCCTCCAAAAAGATGTACACGGCAGTGTTCAAGAGGATAGGCGCTGCCGACCCGAGGGCGTTCGTCGAGGTTACCCCAAACGAGTTGAGGAACTCCTACAAGATGATCTGCATAAAGGGCTGCGGTCAGTGTTGCGAGAGGAACTCCGGCGCGGTGATGCTCGAGACGGAGGCTCGCGATTTAGGTATAGAGATAAAGGATAAGCCCGCGTTCAAGGTGACCTTAGTGGACGGCGCCGAGGAGAGGGTGTACCGGCTGGACACCCGGCGCGCTGGCCAGTGCGCCTTCTTCAATAGGGCTAGGAGGTCTTGTGCGTTGGGGCGGAGGAAGCCAATCCTCTGCACGATCTCTTACTGCGGCGCCTTTGCTGAGAGGAAGGGGGAGAAGTACGTCAGAGTGTCCGGCAAGTTCTTACCAGATAACAAGGTAGAAATGGTCTTCGAGAGGGTTACGGACTCGGAGTGGGAGGAGCTCACGAGGATGGTTAGGTCCGGCGTTAACGTGTGGAGGGCAGTCGCGGAGCTGTTGAGGAGGAGGAATATTACTTCGCGGGCCGGTTAAATGGCTCGGAGGGGCACTATAACCGTTCCGGGAGAGAGGGCGTGGACCCCAAGAGGCTAATCGAGATGGAACTCGAGAAGCTAGAGCTTGAGATAAAGAGCTTGGAGAGGAAGCTCAAGCTGTTAGAGCCCATAGCCGAGGAAGACGAAGAGGCTAGGTTAGAACTGATAGGTACTAAGGCCCTCCTCAACTTGTACCGGAGCGACGCCCAGAAGCTGGCCGAATTCCTAACAAGCTAAGCCTATCCTTATACGACGGGAACTCCCTCCATTCTTCTATTTTATCCTTATCGAGCTCGGTTACGAGGAGTCCCTCGCCCTCGCCTAAGGTCGTTTCTCCCTCGGGCGTGGAGGAGGAGCTCCACCCGCCGAAGGGCCCGTGGAGGCCCTCTCCCCAACGGTTAACCCCCAAGACGTAGCTCGAAGCCTCCACCGCCCTGGCCCGTAAGAGCGTGCGCCAGTGCTCCTTCCTCGAGGAGGGCCACGCGGCGGGGACCACCAAGGCCTCGGCGTCCAGCACCCGCGCGAACAGCTCCGGGAACCTCAACTCGTAGCATATCAAGACTGAGAACTTTAGGTCCTTAAGGTAGAACGTGGTTGGGGGTTCGCCCCTCGCGAAGGTCTGGTGTTCCCCCATGGGCTCGAACAACATGAACTTCTTTCTGACGTGGAGCACGTCCCCGTCGCGGACGATCAAATATGAGTTGTAAGTTTTATCTCCCTCGAAGTAGGTCGCGCCCACGCCTATAGCTACTCCGTCGCTCAGCTCCTTTATGCGGTTAACAGCCCCGCGCACGTCTTCCTTAGAGGGTATCGAAAATCCGGTCAGGGAGAGCTCGGGGGTGAAGGCAGCTTCCACAGAATAATGTTCAATAGCGTACTTCAATGATGCCTCAATTCTCTTTAGGTTAGCGTGTACGTTCCCGTCCGTTACCTTCATCTGGACTAAGGCGACGCGCAAGCCCATGTCCCCCTTAGGTTTCCGGAATGACGATTTATTTTCCAAGCAAGCTCTGCAGCTCCACCTAGAGAAGGGGGTATATTTTATGAGAAATCTAGATCTAATATAGGCAACGTCTATACCTATATTCACATATCTGTCAAAAAGCCCGGCGCACAAAGTCCGGTGGGGATGGAACTTTTGAGGAAATTAACCGAAGTTAAGATAGAACTTGGACACAGGTCCTACAAATTGAACGTCCTCGGCCTCTACGTCCTCCACTCTTTGTCGAACGGGCCTAAGAACGGCTACGATTTATTGAAAGAACTCAAAAGGTTGACAAATAACAAGTGGGTACCTCCCAAAAGTACAATCTACCCCTTGTTGAAGAAGATGGTGGAAGAGGGGCTGCTGGACGTAGACGAGCACGGCGTCTACAGCCTCACGGAGGCGGGACGGGCCGTGCTCAAGGCCTTGCGCCGCAACTCGGAGGCGATAAACGAGCTGGAGGAGAACATCAGCCTAATATTGAAGATAATAGAGGAGATAAAGTCCGAAGTACAGACGCAAGAATAAAAGGCCCCCCGCCCTCCTCTGGCGGGACTTGGGTGGGAGCTATTGCTCGACATAAAGTCGTTCATCGCTGACAGGGTCTCGTTAATGGAGTCGTCGGAGATAAGGGAGATACTGGAGCTAACTGAAGGTAAGAACGTAATAAGCTTGGCCGGCGGCCTCCCTGACCCGAAGTACTTCCCTACCGAGGAGCTCGCCGAGATATCGGCGTACGTGATTAAGGAGTACGGCGCGCGCGCCTTGCAATACAGCATAACGAGGGGCTTGAGGGAGTTCAGGAAGGAGATAGCGGCTTTCATGGAAAGGACCGGAACGCCCGGTGAGATGCCTTATAACATAATAGTCACTTCCGGAAGCCAGCAAGCCTTGAACCTCTTGGCCCAAGTCTTGGTGAACCCCGGAGACATAGTAGTAGTCGAAAAGCCAACCTACTTGGCGGCAATAAACGAGTTCAAGTCCGTAGGTGCCCTCTTCGAGGGCATACCCATAGACGACGACGGTATGAGGACCGATATCCTCGAGGAGAGGCTCAAGGCTTTGAAAGCCGAAGGCAAGAAAGTCAAAGTCGTCTACACCGTGCCCACCGCCCAGAACCCCTCGGGCGTCAGCATGAGCAACGAGAGACGCTCCCACTTGCTAGAGCTCGCGGAGGAGTACGACTTCTTGATAATAGAGGACGACCCCTACAGCCACTTCATGTTTGAGGACGTGGACTTCAAAAGGCTAAGGAGTATGGACAAATATAGAGTGATATACACTAGCACCTTCAGCAAGATACTGGCCCCTGGGCTGAGGCTGGGGTGGGTGGCGGCGCACCCGGAGGTAATAGACGCCTTGGAAATAGCCAAACAGAACGCGGACCTACACACGCCGACCTTCAACCAACTAATTGCGACCGAGGCGCTCAAGAGGGGGGTAGTGGATAGACACATCCCCAAGGTCAAAGAAGCTTACAAGAAGAAGAGGGACGCTATGCTAAACGCCTTGGAGGAGTACATGGACGGCGCGGCCAAGTGGACCAAGCCGGTCGGGGGACTCTTCGTCTTCGTCTACTTAGATGAGAACATAGACACTAAGGAGATGTTGCCCGCGGCCCTCTCGGCCGGCGTGGCTTACGTCCCCGGCAGCGCGTTCTACGTCGACGGCAGCGGGCGCAACACGATGAGGCTCAACTTCAGCTACCCGGACGAGGAGGAGATAAGGGTAGGCATCGAGAGGCTGTCCCAAGTAGTTAAGAGTTACGTCAGAGGTAGCGTTTAAAATCCCAGATAGTGAAGGCGGGGGGAGACGAGCGTGAACAAGAGGAAGGAGAAGGGCAAGTCCCACTCAAAGAGGCCCGTGAGGAATACCCCGCCGCGCTGGGTGCCCTTCGGCCCCGAGGAGATCAAGGCGCTAATAGTGGAGCTCAGCAAGAAGGGCTACGGACCCTCGATGATCGGAATAATATTGAGGGACCAGTTCGGAGTCCCTCTGGTAAAGCCCATCGTGGGCAAGAAGCTAGTAAAAATAATGGAAGAGCAGGGCGTCGCCCCTCCGATACCGGAGGACCTCTTCCACTTGATGAAGAGGGCAGTGAGGGTCAGGGCTCACTTGGCCGAGCACCCCAAGGACAAGCACTCCGCTAGGGGACTAATGGAGATAGAGTCCAAGATAAGGAGGTTAGTCAAGTACTACAAGAGGGTCGGCAAGCTGCCTCCGGACTGGAAGTACGACCCGGAGAGGGCGAGACTTCTTGTCCAGCAGTACTCAGCGCTCTTCGAGTCCGGAGCTTAGCCTCGTCCAATTTTTGAAGAGCCACGAGGACGCGGCCTCACAGAAAGTGTTGGAGAAGGCTCTCGAATTCGTCGACTCCTTAAAGGACTACGGGTTTGTTAGAGTATACGCCTCCCCTACCTTCGAGGAGCTCGTAGCGGCCTCGCAGCTTCAACAGACCCTCGAGAACAACTCGATAAAGGCGATAGTAGACGTTTTCCCATTTAGGGAGCCAGACAATCAGTCTCCCCTCATAACCTTGGGCATGCGCGCGCCTAAGAGGAGCGGCCCCACGCTTGAGATAGTCCCCAGCCAGCCCTTGGTCACCGAAAATAAGGTCAGCTTCTGGGTCAAGAACGCCAACTCTAGCACGATAGTAATAAAACTGCTTGAGGAGAGGTTCGTAGTTAAGGACGACCACAAGATATTCTCTATAATAGCGTCTTACGCGGCCGAGGAGAACCCCCTAGAGGGCTTGACTTACCTAATAGTTGAGTCTTTGAAGGTAGCGAATATAGTTAAAGAAGACATAACGTTCTCCTTGTACAAGTGGAAGAGCCTGCCCTTGTGTCACTCCGTGGCTTACACTGCCGTGCCCTTCTTCGTATCCTTGGCCGCCTCGCCTGAGAAGGTCTGCAATTACTTGAAAGAGAACAAAGTAGATATAGACGAGACTACTAGTATAAGGGACCTAATGCAGAGGAAGGAGAGCGAGGAGCTGGTCGAAATAATAAAGTTGTTAGTCTCCTACTTGGAGGAGGTCAGCAAGAGGCCCAACAGGGACCCCACGGAAATAATAGACCGAGGGGTGGAGCTGGAGGAGGAGGTCCTCAAGGAGAGGAAGCTCCCCCGCTCTCTGGTTCACGGCTTCAAGCAAGCGACCTACGTATTCCTAACAACGATAGACTTGAGCGCGTTCCACGTGATAGCCCTGCCCGCGCTGTCTTACTACTTCTACCGGGCAGACGAGCTCTACGTTAGCAGCGTTAGGTTCGCCGCGAGGGAGTTGCCGAACTCGCTCATAGGTTCCAAGATAATAGTCCAGAGCGGCAAGAAGTTGACAGTGCTACCCTTAGATCAAGTCCCCCCTTCCCCCACTTTGCTCTACAGGATGGTAAGGGACTACGGCGTGGGGAGGGACGTGGGTCACGTAGTAGTGTTCAAGGTGGGCAAGAACGTCTTTATACCGATAGATTCTATAAAGAGAAGTGGTTTGGACTTGGAGAGGAGCGTGAGGAGGGCTGTGGAGGACGGTTGGGAGATAAGAGGAGGCTCGTTGGTGGCCGAGGACGAGAAGCTTGAGCGAGTCAAGAAACTGTTGTTCGGTTAAGCTGACCTTGAAGGTTATTACGGACTCGGAGGAAGAGGCAAAGAAGCTGCTCAGCGCGCTCAAGCCGGACGACGTGGAGGTCCCGGGTTTGGAGTACTCCTCTAGTGTGGATGGAAATTCAGTGATATATGTGTTCGACTACACGCCTAACGTGCTGAGGCTCAGAAACGCCGCGGACGAGGTCTTGGAGCACGCGTCTTTGGTTGAAGCAATTAAAGGGGTAACCCAAGCCCGCGAGGGGTAGCAAGGGATGTCTGCTAGGAGGAGGGGAGCGCTCAAGGATAAGTGGAAAATAAAGAAGTGGTATGAGATAATCACGCCGGACGTGTTCAACAATGTCAGCGTGGGCCAGACCCCGGCCGACGAGGCGTGGAAGCTCATCGGAAGGACCGTGGACACTACCCTATACGACATAACCGGCGACTTCACGTACGTACACGTCCACGTGTACCTTCAAATAAACAAGGTAGACGAAGAGGCGTTGAAGGCATACACTATATTCAAGGGTCACGAGCTCGCGAGGGATTACATAAGGAGCTTGACCAGAAGGAAGAGCTCCAAGATAGAGGGCATATTCGACGTCTGGACGAAGGACGGTTACGGCCTGAGGATCACCGTGGATACCTTCACCGCTTACAGGTGTCAGACCAGCCAGAAGAGGGCTATAAGGAAGATACAGAAGGAAGTGATAGAAGAGATGGTGCCTCAAATGACGTTGGACGAGGTAATAAATGCCATGCTCTTCGGCGACATAGCTGAGGAGATCTCAAACAGAGCTAGGAAAATCTACCCGATAAGAAGGACCGAAATATACAAGTCGAAAGTCCTCTACATGCCTAGCCCGGAGGGCCCGATTAAGGCGGTCATCGTGCCGAAACCCCCCGCTTAGGGCAGAGGTCGGAGAGCGGGCACTCCGAGCACAGAGGCTTTTTAGCCTTACAGTACTTCCTCCCGAGCAGTATTAGGTACATGTGCGCCTCCCTCGTCCTACCCTTGAAGAGCTCCTTGAGCCGGGACGAGACCTCCTTGTAAGCGTTTCCGTCGACCAGCCCCAGCCTCTTAGCGACCCTCTTCACGTGCGTGTCTACGGGGAACTCCTCGTGTCCGAAGCTCATCAACACGACATCGGCCGTTTTCTCGCCTATGCCCTTTATCCTAGTTAGGACGCCTTTGTCTCCCTTTTCTATGGCCTTCTTTACCTCTTCCCACTTGCGGGCAGCCTCCACGATGGCGGAGGCCTTCTGCTCTTGGAGCCCTGCGGGCCTTATGAGCTCCTTCA containing:
- the thpR gene encoding RNA 2',3'-cyclic phosphodiesterase is translated as MLRAFIAVDIEGELSEKLARLAESLKSTGADVKLVEKENFHITIRFLGNVPEESIDVIEKIMRDAVREVKPHKLKLRGVGAFPSPERPRVVWVGVEGDEELRKIFERIERELRRLGFKPETKGFTAHVTLARVRSGRGREALVKWINDMKDVELGELEVKSIRLKKSTLTPRGPIYETLREVELA
- a CDS encoding transcription factor S, translating into MRFCPKCGSLMVARRVGGKTILKCMRCGYEMEVTGAQSTLRTAKKIRHSVKEKTVVIDNNIKVETLPKTRDVICPKCGHDEAYYWFVQTRAGDEPPTRFYKCTRCGHVWREYE
- a CDS encoding aminoacyl--tRNA ligase-related protein, which translates into the protein MNQKDHMDYAVELDIAVKPTTPVPNLGAEYGYYVGAGNPLFSVGGGVLRTALKHVLHKYHARKGYYVVETPIIARTTLYELTGHLKFYKENMFLLNIEGDEYAIKPMNCPFHVLIFMNLLQKYSSKVKLPFKIFETGTVHRYEIAGALRGLLRVRAFTQDDAHLFSPEEHVEASLMEVFEMMKDVYEKLFYIPVTSETVKLRLSLSDKSKIGEEFMGEPEMWEFAEEKLFKVAEEVKRKYGIEFFAEEGEAAFYGPKLDVVVYEEGGKEWQIGTAQFDFNLPKRFKLHELIKETHGLDANLYMIHRALLGSLERFLGIYLEMFKGRLPFSLAPLQVLVIEITTGNEEVDKKIKELSSKVVNSLKENEIRVASLTSTKTHLSRDVRKVESTVKPPLILYIGGREAEESAVVARPYDHNKRRREQMKLKADEVLKVIEEMERGVVELAGAPVRVPADPSYMV
- the pcn gene encoding proliferating cell nuclear antigen (pcna), with translation MKLTFFDARVWKYVISGVSKVVKETVAHVNEEGFRIKTMDESKVVLIDFMIPSSSFEVFEVESDVSFGINMEDLAKVMRRATKEDKLSIEVGENSYSIIFEGHGLRKFTLPQLEVYEEELPEVDLELPARVEITSDSYRELVKDLEPIADTVTFNLEPGTLRVEATSDLGYAEVIISEDSGVLLDYQVPESVKSSYGLEYLTYVSSVSQVADKVALEIGNDMPLRATFEIGEGGKLVYLLAPRVE
- a CDS encoding DNA primase small subunit domain-containing protein; translation: MSTYSRRVSNKLHLMILDYYKEARFEVPEDLSQREVAVQTVDGGMVRHMSASDVEELRSIVLKKRGLDVYVSTASYRDPAAPSMEAKGWLRADLQFDIDVDHAPGCGPAYKVCGETVVPSSADCAGDPLPLLPKECLYFGFERATKLIDVLEKYFGVEREKVELHFSGNRGFHVVARDTQYDAADQTLRREVVDFIVGDLLIKEKFCLKENCFVPKPDEPGWRGRLGEALSKLLPERVRLWGEVDDPEALFERALSSAKIDVDKQVTVDTSRLLRVLGSVNRKSALVVKRVDKFVWDFSLSPFVSYVTLVRSRYNFKLDVLGKHVSMKKGEVGELPGPAGAYLAAKGLVEILRFDRAP
- a CDS encoding carbon-nitrogen hydrolase family protein; translation: MRVALVQMKVTDGNVHANLKRIEASLKYAIEHYSVEAAFTPELSLTGFSIPSKEDVRGAVNRIKELSDGVAIGVGATYFEGDKTYNSYLIVRDGDVLHVRKKFMLFEPMGEHQTFARGEPPTTFYLKDLKFSVLICYELRFPELFARVLDAEALVVPAAWPSSRKEHWRTLLRARAVEASSYVLGVNRWGEGLHGPFGGWSSSSTPEGETTLGEGEGLLVTELDKDKIEEWREFPSYKDRLSLLGIRPASGRRSGTS
- a CDS encoding PadR family transcriptional regulator, producing MRKLTEVKIELGHRSYKLNVLGLYVLHSLSNGPKNGYDLLKELKRLTNNKWVPPKSTIYPLLKKMVEEGLLDVDEHGVYSLTEAGRAVLKALRRNSEAINELEENISLILKIIEEIKSEVQTQE
- a CDS encoding PLP-dependent aminotransferase family protein; translation: MLDIKSFIADRVSLMESSEIREILELTEGKNVISLAGGLPDPKYFPTEELAEISAYVIKEYGARALQYSITRGLREFRKEIAAFMERTGTPGEMPYNIIVTSGSQQALNLLAQVLVNPGDIVVVEKPTYLAAINEFKSVGALFEGIPIDDDGMRTDILEERLKALKAEGKKVKVVYTVPTAQNPSGVSMSNERRSHLLELAEEYDFLIIEDDPYSHFMFEDVDFKRLRSMDKYRVIYTSTFSKILAPGLRLGWVAAHPEVIDALEIAKQNADLHTPTFNQLIATEALKRGVVDRHIPKVKEAYKKKRDAMLNALEEYMDGAAKWTKPVGGLFVFVYLDENIDTKEMLPAALSAGVAYVPGSAFYVDGSGRNTMRLNFSYPDEEEIRVGIERLSQVVKSYVRGSV
- a CDS encoding 30S ribosomal protein S15, whose amino-acid sequence is MNKRKEKGKSHSKRPVRNTPPRWVPFGPEEIKALIVELSKKGYGPSMIGIILRDQFGVPLVKPIVGKKLVKIMEEQGVAPPIPEDLFHLMKRAVRVRAHLAEHPKDKHSARGLMEIESKIRRLVKYYKRVGKLPPDWKYDPERARLLVQQYSALFESGA
- a CDS encoding KEOPS complex subunit Pcc1; translation: MSESRNCCSVKLTLKVITDSEEEAKKLLSALKPDDVEVPGLEYSSSVDGNSVIYVFDYTPNVLRLRNAADEVLEHASLVEAIKGVTQAREG
- a CDS encoding 30S ribosomal protein S3ae, which translates into the protein MSARRRGALKDKWKIKKWYEIITPDVFNNVSVGQTPADEAWKLIGRTVDTTLYDITGDFTYVHVHVYLQINKVDEEALKAYTIFKGHELARDYIRSLTRRKSSKIEGIFDVWTKDGYGLRITVDTFTAYRCQTSQKRAIRKIQKEVIEEMVPQMTLDEVINAMLFGDIAEEISNRARKIYPIRRTEIYKSKVLYMPSPEGPIKAVIVPKPPA
- a CDS encoding endonuclease III domain-containing protein; this encodes MRRLREVFGDLDDYENEFIAYYVYKRYKDPFAVLVATVLSQNTTEKNAFAAWRNLEEALGRVTPEAVLSLGTERLKELIRPAGLQEQKASAIVEAARKWEEVKKAIEKGDKGVLTRIKGIGEKTADVVLMSFGHEEFPVDTHVKRVAKRLGLVDGNAYKEVSSRLKELFKGRTREAHMYLILLGRKYCKAKKPLCSECPLSDLCPKRGVSAR